A stretch of the Dyella telluris genome encodes the following:
- a CDS encoding transketolase family protein, producing the protein MRKAFASAVLEHCNREDCFFLTGDLGFMALEEVQAAFGTRFVNAGVAEQNMIGVAAGLAREALQVIVYSIAPFCYARPFEQIRNDLCIGGLPVCLVGNGGGYAYGHMGPTHHALEDCAAMNALGVRVLVPAFDDDLPALLAGFDSPTYLRLGYDARPAGETVPGYAPWREVLPGKCGAIAALGPLAGVAWQALADLDVESRPSVWAVCEFNDSDIPELFLEQIASRSLYVLEEHVAQGGLGMNLTLSLAARGLTAARFVHRPALGYPSGRFGSQAFHRAECGLDAPSIRSMVTG; encoded by the coding sequence ATGAGGAAAGCTTTCGCTAGTGCGGTTCTGGAGCACTGCAATCGCGAGGACTGTTTTTTCCTCACCGGTGATCTCGGTTTCATGGCCCTGGAAGAAGTCCAGGCCGCATTCGGCACGCGTTTCGTCAATGCAGGCGTTGCCGAGCAGAACATGATTGGCGTGGCGGCGGGTCTCGCGCGTGAAGCTCTGCAGGTGATTGTCTACAGCATCGCCCCATTCTGTTACGCACGCCCCTTCGAGCAGATCCGCAATGATCTGTGCATCGGTGGTTTGCCGGTGTGTCTGGTCGGCAACGGTGGAGGTTACGCATACGGTCACATGGGGCCGACCCATCATGCACTGGAAGATTGCGCAGCCATGAACGCTTTGGGCGTGCGTGTGCTGGTGCCGGCATTCGATGACGACCTGCCTGCGCTTCTTGCCGGTTTCGACAGTCCCACTTATCTGCGTCTGGGCTATGACGCCAGGCCGGCAGGTGAAACTGTTCCTGGCTACGCTCCCTGGCGAGAAGTTTTACCCGGAAAGTGCGGCGCGATTGCGGCCCTTGGTCCGCTGGCCGGTGTCGCCTGGCAAGCTCTTGCTGATCTTGATGTGGAATCAAGGCCGTCTGTGTGGGCAGTGTGCGAGTTCAATGATTCCGACATACCGGAGCTGTTTCTGGAGCAAATAGCCAGCCGCTCCCTATACGTCCTCGAGGAGCATGTTGCTCAAGGAGGGCTTGGGATGAACCTGACTCTGAGCCTTGCCGCTCGCGGCTTGACGGCTGCGCGCTTCGTGCATCGCCCAGCGCTTGGTTACCCCAGCGGCCGTTTCGGTTCCCAGGCTTTTCACCGTGCCGAGTGCGGACTGGACGCACCCTCCATCCGTTCCATGGTTACTGGCTGA
- a CDS encoding polysaccharide deacetylase family protein, whose amino-acid sequence MPGIFTVSLDLELYWGVRDKRSIQDYEANLRGERRAIEEMLATFEAHGVHATWATLGFIFFTDVNELRARLPQDTPAYSDSVLSPYPYIEEHEWGEDDQYHFAPEVIELIRSHPGQEIGTHTFSHYYCLEPGQTADAFRADLAAAIDTAHARGIDIQSLVFPRNQGNPEYLSMLQELGIRCYRGNESAPFYTPRNQDQQNPWVRGLRLLDAYVNVTGHNTYSFEECAQSRPYNIPSSRFLRPYSPSFAWMEELRLHRIKRAMRHAAINKRLFHLWWHPHNFGAHIDENQRFLTKILSYYQQLQRRYGMQSLNMGEVSMLLEQLHAG is encoded by the coding sequence ATGCCAGGCATATTTACTGTCTCACTGGATCTTGAGTTGTACTGGGGCGTGCGCGACAAGCGCAGCATTCAGGATTACGAAGCCAATCTACGCGGCGAGCGCAGGGCTATTGAAGAAATGCTCGCCACGTTCGAAGCCCATGGGGTGCACGCCACCTGGGCGACGCTGGGCTTTATCTTTTTCACCGACGTGAATGAGCTGCGTGCGCGCCTGCCGCAGGATACGCCGGCTTACAGCGATAGCGTGCTGTCGCCGTACCCGTATATCGAAGAGCACGAGTGGGGTGAGGATGACCAGTATCACTTCGCGCCCGAGGTGATCGAGCTGATCCGCAGCCATCCTGGGCAGGAGATAGGCACGCACACGTTCTCGCACTATTACTGTCTCGAACCCGGTCAGACGGCCGACGCCTTCCGCGCCGACCTTGCCGCCGCCATCGATACCGCCCATGCGCGTGGCATCGACATCCAGAGCCTGGTATTCCCTCGCAATCAGGGCAACCCTGAATACCTGTCAATGCTGCAGGAGCTGGGCATCCGCTGCTACCGCGGCAACGAGAGCGCACCGTTCTATACACCACGGAACCAGGACCAGCAGAACCCGTGGGTAAGGGGGCTCCGTCTGCTCGATGCCTATGTCAATGTGACCGGGCACAACACCTACAGTTTCGAAGAGTGCGCGCAGAGTCGCCCGTACAACATTCCATCCAGTCGATTCCTCCGGCCGTACTCGCCGTCCTTCGCATGGATGGAGGAGCTGCGTCTGCACCGCATCAAGCGTGCCATGCGCCATGCGGCGATCAACAAACGGTTGTTCCATCTGTGGTGGCACCCGCATAACTTCGGCGCGCACATCGACGAAAACCAGCGGTTCCTTACCAAGATACTGAGCTACTACCAGCAACTGCAGCGACGTTATGGCATGCAGTCACTCAACATGGGCGAGGTGTCCATGTTGCTGGAGCAGTTGCATGCCGGCTAG
- a CDS encoding ArnT family glycosyltransferase, giving the protein MPGSSSIPAVAIIILLLLTVALPRLMLSGGLPTTDEGFQAYYAQIMHASMAAGRGLPDAGPLMLYPLLGSWVFAFGVNPMVALRLLDLLFAVASGYAFFRVIELESRSRWGSILIAGLFLFTMNLTVFIQYGYKNSIHAAYLPLFAALWLGLRAPEVTRAGRWLSIGALVSLAVLLRETFLPFIALGGATVLISRGTRACIQFVAGAFAVGVLITVSILAARGGVAALLGAYKDAGLVYSSIADQRITFFLNSGGQALGESAMPVLVAVLGLVVVLVRKARGGSSSGLPRSAFWICAALLPMVEPATKIGFPYHFGVCLVGLAGLAALGWRELSKIGSPLVLHLAAAVVTAAFAIQVIPRLASYAAAWPQTREVLIAASSGQWPESLTDKSNYLLSAAVIRQLTPPGASIAISGFMYSLYPLTGHVPATPGLANLSATFITLGHSSDRLREALLRCPPDVVMTTSRTDWPGSSEIRAAVRETGIYEEVGEIPSSTSRQYGNFGGAIFRAKKHNACRD; this is encoded by the coding sequence TTGCCGGGTTCCTCGAGCATCCCGGCCGTCGCCATCATCATCCTGCTGCTCCTTACGGTGGCACTTCCCCGCCTGATGTTGAGTGGCGGCCTGCCGACGACTGACGAAGGATTTCAGGCTTACTACGCCCAGATCATGCATGCCAGCATGGCCGCTGGTAGAGGTCTGCCCGATGCAGGGCCGCTGATGCTCTATCCGTTGCTGGGGAGCTGGGTGTTTGCTTTCGGCGTCAATCCAATGGTTGCGCTGCGGCTGCTGGATCTGCTGTTTGCGGTAGCCTCAGGCTACGCGTTCTTCCGGGTGATTGAACTGGAAAGCCGCAGCCGCTGGGGATCGATCCTGATAGCGGGTCTCTTCCTTTTCACGATGAACCTGACCGTATTCATCCAGTACGGATACAAGAACAGTATCCACGCTGCCTATCTCCCGTTGTTTGCAGCGTTATGGTTGGGTCTTCGCGCACCCGAGGTTACAAGAGCGGGCCGTTGGTTGAGCATCGGGGCACTCGTGTCGCTGGCGGTGTTGCTGCGAGAGACCTTCCTGCCGTTCATTGCGCTGGGGGGTGCCACCGTGCTGATCAGCCGAGGCACGCGTGCATGCATTCAATTTGTCGCCGGCGCGTTTGCCGTGGGAGTATTGATTACCGTCTCGATCCTGGCTGCCCGAGGAGGAGTGGCTGCCCTTCTCGGCGCCTACAAGGATGCCGGTCTCGTCTATTCCTCTATCGCCGACCAGCGCATAACCTTCTTCTTGAACTCCGGTGGGCAGGCACTCGGTGAAAGTGCCATGCCCGTACTCGTGGCAGTGCTCGGACTGGTCGTTGTACTTGTGCGGAAGGCGAGGGGGGGCAGTTCGTCCGGCTTGCCAAGATCTGCATTTTGGATATGCGCGGCGCTGCTTCCGATGGTCGAGCCAGCAACCAAGATCGGCTTTCCCTACCACTTTGGGGTATGTCTGGTGGGACTGGCCGGGTTGGCAGCGCTGGGCTGGCGCGAATTGAGCAAGATTGGTTCCCCCTTGGTGTTGCATCTGGCTGCCGCGGTGGTGACCGCGGCATTTGCCATACAGGTCATACCTCGCCTCGCCTCCTATGCCGCCGCATGGCCGCAGACGCGAGAGGTCCTGATTGCCGCTTCGTCTGGCCAATGGCCGGAGAGTCTTACTGATAAATCGAACTATCTCCTGTCCGCGGCGGTTATCCGGCAGCTCACGCCGCCGGGAGCTTCCATAGCAATCAGCGGGTTCATGTACTCGCTTTACCCGTTGACGGGACATGTGCCTGCAACGCCCGGGCTGGCCAACTTGTCGGCCACCTTCATCACCTTGGGGCATTCCAGTGACAGGCTTCGGGAGGCACTGCTTCGCTGTCCGCCCGACGTAGTGATGACCACGAGCCGCACTGATTGGCCCGGCAGTTCCGAGATTCGTGCTGCCGTGCGCGAAACGGGTATTTACGAGGAAGTGGGCGAAATACCGTCCAGCACCTCCAGGCAGTACGGAAACTTTGGTGGGGCGATTTTTCGGGCCAAGAAGCACAACGCTTGCAGGGACTAG
- the tpiA gene encoding triose-phosphate isomerase codes for MRKKLVAGNWKMHGSRSMATALVGDIAAALPTGLDVVVVPPLLYLGELAAAHAGSGLGFGGQDVSEHEGQGAYTGEVSAAMLADVGAQWVIVGHSERRQFHHETSELVARKFAAARAGGLTPILCVGETLAERENGLTEAVVARQLKAVIDLNGIASFDTAVIAYEPIWAIGTGHTATPEQAQHVHAFIRSQLEKEDAMIARLTRLLYGGSVKAANAADLFAQPDVDGGLIGGASLASADFLGICAAAY; via the coding sequence ATGCGCAAGAAACTCGTCGCCGGCAACTGGAAGATGCATGGTAGCCGCAGCATGGCGACAGCCCTGGTTGGCGACATCGCCGCGGCCCTGCCCACCGGGCTCGACGTGGTGGTGGTGCCGCCGCTGCTGTACCTGGGCGAGCTGGCCGCGGCGCATGCGGGTTCAGGCCTTGGTTTTGGCGGACAGGACGTGAGTGAGCACGAGGGGCAGGGTGCCTACACGGGCGAAGTGTCCGCGGCCATGCTGGCCGACGTGGGTGCCCAGTGGGTCATCGTGGGGCATTCGGAGCGTCGCCAGTTCCACCACGAAACGAGCGAGCTGGTGGCGCGCAAGTTCGCGGCGGCACGTGCCGGTGGGCTTACCCCCATCCTGTGTGTGGGCGAAACCCTGGCCGAGCGGGAAAACGGGCTCACCGAGGCCGTGGTCGCCCGCCAGCTCAAGGCGGTGATCGACCTCAACGGCATCGCCAGCTTCGATACGGCGGTGATTGCGTACGAGCCCATCTGGGCCATCGGCACGGGCCATACGGCCACGCCGGAGCAGGCGCAGCACGTTCATGCGTTCATCCGTAGCCAACTGGAAAAAGAAGATGCTATGATTGCCCGTCTGACCCGACTGCTTTATGGCGGAAGTGTCAAAGCGGCGAATGCTGCCGATTTGTTCGCGCAGCCGGACGTGGATGGTGGGTTGATCGGGGGAGCCTCGCTGGCATCGGCCGATTTCCTTGGAATCTGCGCCGCGGCGTACTGA
- a CDS encoding class I SAM-dependent methyltransferase, with amino-acid sequence MNIERDCPVCHGRSHVPFADERIDLERVSTLTYASRKPPEFMCLRLVRCSTCDLVYAPTPPPEDFLHASYAGADFDSGPEALAAARTYATALGPHVRELAGRNAAVDVGAGSGPLLPWLQDQGFASVIGIEPSTAAIQAAPPAVRSLLREGMFSASMLQGEITSLVCSFMTLEHLHDPGEFVGTAHGLLESGGAIAVVVHNWRAPLNRMLGLRSPIIDVEHMQLFSPKSLRELLERAGFERVVLSPIRNAYPLRYWLRLTPLPDRAKKLVLAALERFGLADRCFSMNVGNMLAVGIKP; translated from the coding sequence GTGAACATCGAACGCGATTGCCCCGTTTGCCATGGCCGGAGCCATGTGCCTTTTGCTGATGAGCGCATTGACCTTGAGCGGGTCAGTACACTGACCTACGCGTCCCGCAAACCCCCAGAGTTCATGTGTCTGCGCCTGGTGCGTTGCAGTACCTGCGATCTGGTCTATGCGCCAACTCCGCCTCCTGAAGACTTCCTGCATGCCTCCTATGCCGGGGCTGACTTTGACTCGGGGCCCGAGGCACTGGCTGCAGCGCGAACTTACGCGACAGCCCTTGGCCCGCATGTGCGGGAACTGGCTGGTCGAAACGCCGCGGTCGACGTGGGCGCGGGTAGCGGCCCCCTTCTTCCGTGGCTGCAGGATCAAGGTTTTGCGTCGGTGATCGGCATTGAACCTTCCACCGCTGCTATCCAGGCGGCCCCGCCGGCAGTGCGTTCCCTGCTCAGGGAAGGGATGTTCTCGGCGTCCATGCTTCAAGGGGAAATCACCAGCCTCGTCTGTTCATTCATGACGCTCGAGCATCTTCACGATCCTGGTGAGTTCGTCGGTACGGCGCATGGTCTCCTTGAGTCAGGGGGCGCCATTGCGGTGGTGGTGCATAACTGGCGAGCTCCGCTGAACCGGATGCTCGGCCTTCGCTCTCCGATCATCGACGTTGAGCACATGCAACTTTTCAGTCCGAAGTCCTTGCGCGAGCTGCTGGAGAGGGCAGGGTTCGAGCGCGTCGTATTAAGCCCCATTCGCAATGCGTACCCGCTGCGTTACTGGCTTCGACTCACACCGTTGCCCGATCGCGCAAAGAAGCTGGTTCTGGCGGCGCTCGAGCGGTTCGGGCTCGCTGATCGCTGCTTCTCCATGAACGTCGGCAACATGCTCGCTGTAGGCATTAAGCCCTAA
- a CDS encoding SDR family NAD(P)-dependent oxidoreductase, translating to MTTTRPLSLVTGASAGIGAAFARELATQGHDLVLTARRADRLESLAQELRERHGAVVTVLPADLADPSAVSRLCDELDARGLRVDWLINNAGYGVPGTFEAVEWPVHEAFIRVLMTAPAELAWRLLPGMRERGHGRIVNVASLAGHVPGSAGHTLYAASKAYLIKFSQSLALENRHLGVHVCALCPGFTWSEFHDVTGTRQLMNKLPGFMWQSAEAVVREGCRAVERGDVVHVTGSVNRVIKALTKLLPDRLTLWLSARESKRYRALEATQ from the coding sequence ATGACCACGACCCGTCCACTCAGCCTGGTCACCGGCGCATCTGCGGGTATCGGTGCCGCTTTCGCCCGCGAACTGGCCACCCAAGGACACGATCTGGTGCTCACCGCACGCCGGGCCGACCGGCTGGAATCACTGGCCCAGGAGCTTCGCGAGCGCCACGGAGCCGTGGTGACCGTCCTGCCCGCCGACCTGGCCGACCCGAGCGCCGTATCCCGATTGTGCGACGAACTGGACGCACGTGGACTTAGGGTGGACTGGCTCATCAACAATGCCGGCTACGGTGTGCCGGGCACCTTCGAGGCCGTCGAGTGGCCCGTGCACGAGGCCTTTATCCGGGTGCTGATGACCGCACCGGCCGAACTGGCCTGGCGACTGCTGCCCGGCATGCGTGAGCGTGGCCACGGCCGCATCGTCAATGTGGCCTCGCTGGCAGGGCATGTCCCGGGTTCGGCGGGTCACACGCTGTACGCGGCGAGCAAGGCTTATCTGATCAAGTTTTCGCAGTCGCTTGCCTTGGAAAACCGCCATCTTGGCGTCCATGTCTGCGCGCTGTGCCCGGGCTTCACCTGGTCGGAATTCCACGATGTGACCGGCACCCGGCAGCTGATGAACAAGCTGCCGGGCTTCATGTGGCAGAGCGCGGAAGCCGTGGTGCGCGAAGGCTGCCGCGCGGTGGAGCGCGGCGACGTGGTGCACGTGACCGGTAGCGTCAATCGCGTCATCAAGGCGCTGACGAAGCTGCTGCCGGATCGGCTCACGCTGTGGCTGTCGGCCCGTGAATCGAAACGCTATCGCGCGCTGGAGGCCACTCAGTGA
- a CDS encoding NAD-dependent epimerase/dehydratase family protein gives MNLDDKLRNLAGPVLVLGASGFIGANLLHRLLAVRSDVTGTVFSGDTWRLDGVPASHIAFLNLQDPTSVSSVLRRVGPRTIFDCSSFGAYSFEQDYERVHATNYLSFIRLMEEVATMDLAAFVHAGSSSEYGLNSAAPAEDAALLPNSHYAVSKAAASAAIAYFGKVRGVPVANLRLYAVYGPFEDSSRLIPALCEASLRGELPVLARAEVSRDFVHVDDVIEAFADTAQSLGPEIAGESINIGSGRPTTLAALAELAIHSFGLAVEPRFNPAAGRAWDTDNWYANAAKATRLIGWSARTDLAEGLKQTRDWWKKHLIEADFRQLTKRTQPRREKNSISAVIACYRDGQAIPIMHERLVAVFQRAGIDYEIIFVNDNSPDDSAEVIREISARDPHVVGVTHSRNFGSQAAFRSGMEIASKEAVVLMDGDLQDPPELIEAFVERWRAGADVVYGRRIKREMPILLEACYRAFYRVFAVMSEVPVPKDAGDFSLIDRSVVYWLLQCQERDLFLRGLRAYVGFRQEGVDYVRPERMFGVSTNNWIKNIGWAKKGIFSFSRMPLHLLTAAGGFASFATVLLAIFSILVRIFDAESVPKGMTFLSLLVMFFGSFTLLGIGLLGEYVGKIFEETKARPAYIRSSLIVRGEIRPADPKGLP, from the coding sequence ATGAATCTAGACGACAAGCTTAGGAATCTGGCTGGCCCGGTGTTGGTTCTTGGCGCCAGCGGGTTCATTGGGGCCAATTTGCTGCACCGTCTGCTTGCGGTGCGCAGCGATGTCACCGGAACGGTATTCTCCGGCGACACGTGGCGTCTCGATGGCGTCCCGGCATCGCACATCGCCTTCCTGAATCTGCAGGATCCCACCAGCGTCAGTTCGGTGCTGCGCCGCGTTGGACCACGGACCATCTTCGACTGCTCATCCTTTGGAGCGTATTCCTTCGAACAGGATTACGAGCGCGTCCATGCAACCAACTACCTGAGCTTTATTCGGCTGATGGAAGAGGTTGCAACAATGGACCTGGCTGCTTTCGTCCATGCGGGTAGTTCGTCGGAGTATGGTCTCAATTCGGCGGCCCCCGCCGAAGATGCCGCGCTCCTGCCCAACAGTCACTATGCAGTCAGCAAGGCTGCCGCCAGTGCGGCCATTGCCTACTTCGGCAAGGTGCGTGGTGTTCCTGTGGCCAATTTGCGGCTCTACGCCGTGTACGGCCCATTCGAGGACAGCTCCCGACTCATTCCCGCGTTGTGTGAAGCGAGCCTCAGGGGAGAGCTGCCGGTTCTGGCTCGCGCCGAGGTAAGCCGTGACTTCGTGCATGTGGATGACGTGATCGAAGCGTTTGCCGATACCGCGCAATCGTTGGGGCCGGAAATTGCAGGCGAGTCGATCAATATCGGCAGTGGTCGACCGACGACTCTCGCGGCCCTCGCCGAGCTGGCCATCCACTCATTCGGACTCGCCGTGGAGCCGCGCTTCAATCCGGCCGCGGGCCGCGCTTGGGACACCGACAACTGGTACGCAAATGCAGCCAAGGCAACTCGGCTGATTGGCTGGTCTGCCAGGACCGATCTTGCGGAAGGCCTCAAGCAAACGCGTGACTGGTGGAAAAAGCACCTCATCGAAGCGGATTTCAGGCAGCTGACAAAGCGCACTCAGCCCCGCAGGGAGAAGAATTCAATCTCTGCCGTAATCGCCTGTTACCGGGACGGCCAGGCTATCCCCATCATGCATGAGCGACTGGTGGCGGTGTTTCAGCGGGCTGGCATTGATTACGAGATTATATTCGTCAATGACAATTCTCCGGATGATTCCGCCGAAGTCATTCGAGAGATCAGTGCCCGTGACCCTCACGTGGTCGGTGTCACTCACTCACGCAACTTCGGATCGCAGGCTGCATTTCGCAGCGGCATGGAGATAGCCAGCAAGGAGGCTGTCGTTCTGATGGATGGCGACCTACAGGATCCGCCAGAGCTGATCGAGGCTTTTGTCGAGCGTTGGCGCGCTGGCGCGGACGTGGTCTATGGGCGGCGAATAAAGCGAGAGATGCCCATACTCCTGGAAGCCTGCTATCGCGCCTTCTATCGTGTTTTCGCCGTGATGAGTGAAGTGCCCGTTCCGAAGGACGCCGGTGATTTTTCGTTGATCGACCGCAGCGTTGTCTACTGGCTTCTCCAGTGCCAGGAGCGCGATTTGTTTCTTCGCGGACTGCGTGCCTATGTGGGTTTTCGCCAGGAGGGGGTGGACTATGTCAGGCCCGAGCGCATGTTTGGCGTCAGCACCAATAATTGGATCAAGAACATTGGCTGGGCCAAGAAGGGCATCTTCTCTTTTTCTCGCATGCCACTGCACCTGCTGACCGCAGCGGGTGGATTTGCCTCGTTCGCTACCGTCTTGCTGGCGATCTTCAGCATTCTTGTGCGGATATTCGACGCCGAATCAGTTCCCAAGGGTATGACTTTCCTGTCATTGCTGGTGATGTTCTTCGGCTCCTTCACCCTGCTTGGAATTGGGCTTCTTGGCGAATACGTCGGCAAGATCTTCGAGGAAACCAAGGCACGTCCTGCTTACATTCGCAGCAGCTTGATTGTCCGTGGCGAGATTCGTCCCGCAGATCCGAAGGGGCTGCCGTGA
- the secG gene encoding preprotein translocase subunit SecG, whose protein sequence is MFVIFSVFYILIAAAMIVLILMQRGAGADAGSGFGGGASATVFGARGSASFLTRTTAVLAALFFALSLGMGMYLSHSSHSPSESGSDLGVMSGLANKPAATQNAQPAAPANAEIPQATKPAQGDVPAATAPAKPSGDVPAATEPAKKN, encoded by the coding sequence ATGTTCGTCATCTTCAGCGTCTTCTACATTCTGATCGCCGCGGCGATGATCGTGCTGATTCTGATGCAGCGCGGCGCAGGTGCGGATGCGGGCTCCGGTTTCGGCGGCGGCGCATCGGCAACCGTGTTCGGTGCACGTGGCTCGGCCAGCTTCCTGACCCGCACCACGGCAGTGCTGGCAGCGCTGTTCTTCGCACTGAGCCTTGGCATGGGTATGTACCTGAGCCACAGCTCGCATTCGCCGAGCGAAAGCGGCAGTGATCTGGGTGTGATGTCGGGTCTTGCCAACAAGCCGGCAGCAACGCAGAATGCGCAGCCCGCCGCACCGGCCAACGCGGAAATCCCGCAGGCCACCAAGCCGGCACAGGGCGACGTTCCCGCTGCCACGGCTCCGGCCAAGCCCTCGGGCGACGTGCCGGCCGCGACGGAACCGGCGAAGAAAAATTAA
- a CDS encoding formyl transferase yields MYNGLRDSCDIAAVVIEEKPSSRAMLRHRAKTLGWLPTLGQVAFIAYSRWLGKASRVRVRRLMERYGLDDSSIPADAVTPVASANRREVIRLLKALKPDAVVVNGTRILSAKVLASVSAPFINTHMGITPAYRGVHGGYWALAMDDRANCGVTVHLVDEGVDTGNILHQAIIDVDESDNFATYPIHQMAKAIPLMQAAVREAAEHRLVPVAACGVSRQWYHPTLPFYVRKRLLHGIR; encoded by the coding sequence ATGTACAACGGCCTGCGTGACAGTTGCGATATCGCCGCCGTGGTGATCGAGGAGAAACCGTCGTCCCGCGCGATGCTGCGACACCGGGCGAAGACGCTGGGCTGGCTGCCGACGTTGGGGCAGGTGGCCTTCATCGCCTACAGCCGATGGCTTGGCAAGGCGTCTCGAGTGCGCGTTCGGCGGCTTATGGAGCGCTACGGGCTGGATGACTCGTCCATCCCTGCGGATGCCGTGACTCCCGTCGCCAGCGCCAACCGGCGCGAGGTGATCCGGTTGCTGAAAGCGCTGAAGCCCGACGCCGTGGTGGTGAACGGCACGAGGATCCTGTCGGCCAAGGTACTTGCTTCAGTCTCCGCGCCCTTCATCAACACGCACATGGGCATCACGCCTGCCTATCGCGGTGTGCATGGCGGCTATTGGGCGCTCGCCATGGATGACCGGGCCAACTGCGGGGTTACCGTTCACCTGGTCGATGAAGGCGTGGATACGGGAAACATCCTCCATCAAGCCATTATCGACGTTGACGAGTCGGACAACTTTGCCACGTATCCCATCCATCAGATGGCCAAGGCGATCCCGCTGATGCAGGCGGCAGTGAGGGAGGCCGCCGAGCATCGGCTGGTGCCCGTGGCTGCTTGTGGCGTATCGCGCCAGTGGTATCACCCCACGTTACCTTTCTATGTCAGGAAGCGCCTTCTTCACGGCATAAGATGA
- a CDS encoding transketolase, whose product MPSYINNSKDRGFPANMQPFSDTLRLAKIRLLQLHYEANCGHLGGNFSCIDALMTLYHRVMGADDRFILSKGHSAGALYATLWSLGRLSEADLQTFTRDNSLLPGHPSGSGIPGLMFSTGSLGHGPSLATGLALAARHKGLDHQVFCLCSDGEWQEGGCWEALNFAIHQRLDNLVILIDQNGLQGFGRTAEVISCEDLSPRIAAFGADLQKIDGHDSDAIMQAIAKPARGAPRVLILDTVKGRGLHFEDLLESHYLPLSEASYLAARSAFEEGANR is encoded by the coding sequence ATGCCGTCCTATATCAATAATTCAAAAGACCGGGGTTTCCCAGCAAATATGCAGCCATTCTCGGACACTCTTCGCCTGGCCAAAATCAGGTTGCTGCAGCTCCACTACGAGGCGAACTGCGGCCACCTGGGTGGCAATTTTTCCTGCATTGACGCGCTGATGACGTTATATCACCGCGTCATGGGAGCGGATGATCGCTTCATCCTCTCGAAGGGGCATTCGGCAGGGGCCTTGTATGCGACGTTGTGGAGTCTTGGCCGACTTTCCGAGGCTGATTTACAGACATTCACGCGAGACAACTCGTTGCTTCCAGGGCACCCCAGTGGCTCGGGCATCCCCGGACTGATGTTTTCCACGGGCTCCCTCGGGCACGGTCCATCATTGGCAACCGGTCTGGCGCTGGCTGCACGTCACAAGGGGCTGGATCATCAGGTCTTCTGTCTTTGCTCGGACGGCGAGTGGCAAGAAGGCGGCTGCTGGGAGGCTCTCAATTTCGCTATCCATCAGCGTCTGGATAACCTTGTCATTCTCATCGATCAAAATGGTTTGCAGGGGTTTGGCCGCACGGCGGAAGTCATTTCCTGCGAGGATCTTTCCCCGCGTATTGCCGCCTTTGGTGCCGACCTTCAGAAGATCGACGGCCACGATTCGGATGCCATCATGCAAGCCATTGCCAAGCCCGCGCGAGGTGCCCCTCGGGTGTTGATCCTTGATACGGTGAAAGGGCGCGGCCTCCATTTCGAGGATCTGCTGGAATCTCATTACCTTCCCCTTTCTGAAGCCAGCTACCTGGCTGCCCGCAGTGCGTTTGAAGAGGGGGCCAATCGATGA
- a CDS encoding class I SAM-dependent methyltransferase, with translation MNHVRPPDIKENVRRFDEDVRAQGAYAYTGDRLSARLANSRISQSIAESFNFHGASVLDLGCGDGAYTVEFAAHGVRRVVGLDPAAVAIEAARARAQSMGVSDTVRFEVGNIYELDEHLASGQYDCIVIRGVLHHLPDPARAVAGLAAFKGTVIVLEPNGSNPVLKLLERFSRYHIEHEERSFRPGLICNWIEAAGLPIRSCRVLNLVPFFCPDPIARVLRSVEPLVERVPLVRNIACGQSIIVAGR, from the coding sequence ATGAATCACGTCCGGCCCCCTGACATCAAAGAAAATGTTCGCCGTTTTGACGAAGACGTGCGGGCGCAGGGGGCTTATGCGTACACGGGAGACCGCCTGTCCGCACGTCTCGCCAACAGCCGGATAAGCCAGAGCATCGCTGAGTCGTTCAACTTCCACGGCGCTTCCGTTCTTGATCTTGGGTGCGGCGATGGCGCGTACACCGTCGAATTTGCCGCGCATGGCGTGCGCCGGGTGGTTGGCCTCGACCCGGCTGCCGTTGCCATCGAAGCTGCCCGGGCGCGCGCTCAGTCCATGGGTGTTTCGGACACGGTTCGCTTCGAAGTGGGCAACATCTATGAACTGGATGAGCACCTGGCCTCTGGTCAGTACGACTGCATCGTGATTCGCGGGGTACTCCACCACCTGCCTGATCCTGCGCGTGCAGTGGCCGGGCTCGCTGCCTTCAAGGGTACGGTGATCGTGCTGGAGCCGAACGGCAGCAATCCGGTGCTCAAGCTCCTCGAGCGCTTCTCTCGCTATCACATCGAACACGAGGAACGTTCGTTCCGTCCCGGCTTGATCTGCAACTGGATCGAGGCTGCCGGGCTACCCATACGCAGCTGCCGCGTGTTGAACCTCGTGCCTTTCTTCTGCCCGGATCCCATTGCCAGAGTGCTTCGGTCGGTCGAGCCCCTCGTCGAACGCGTTCCTCTGGTGAGGAATATCGCCTGCGGCCAGAGCATCATCGTGGCGGGTAGGTGA